The Triticum aestivum cultivar Chinese Spring chromosome 7B, IWGSC CS RefSeq v2.1, whole genome shotgun sequence genome window below encodes:
- the LOC123158457 gene encoding uncharacterized protein, whose amino-acid sequence MCEALSDITWMPETSLILSTRRAPVSGTSGLCYREKGREEDIEAMQGPKTSTKTFKQAFLKKLILGLQLQGRMRTSFGSDAMSLHERKLAIKSSANAAMVAARRASRTDARWPKAILASAAVSPSSSACKVQRCRRMVSRCCRRKRSWIRSGRASGGDVARRIMVLREVIPGGRDATVNEATLLREAMDYAVHLRAQVDMLRLLSEAVQRSSSCSAAPGGYVAI is encoded by the coding sequence ATGTGTGAGGCTCTTAGTGACATCACATGGATGCCGGAGACTAGTCTTATTTTAAGCACCAGGAGAGCCCCTGTTTCTGGTACATCTGGCCTCTGCTACAGGGAAAAAGGAAGAGAAGAGGATATAGAAGCCATGCAAGGTCCTAAAACCAGCACCAAGACCTTCAAGCAGGCCTTCCTCAAGAAACTCATCCTCGGCCTGCAGCTCCAGGGACGCATGAGAACTTCCTTCGGCAGCGACGCCATGAGCCTCCACGAGAGGAAGCTCGCCATCAAGTCCTCCGCCAACGCCGCCATGGTGGCCGCGCGTCGTGCCTCCCGCACCGACGCGAGGTGGCCCAAGGCCATCTTGGCCTCGGCGGCCGTCTCACCATCATCCAGCGCGTGCAAGGTGCAGAGGTGCAGGCGGATGGTGAGCAGATGCTGCCGCCGGAAGAGGAGCTGGATTAGATCAGGTCGCGCTAGTGGTGGCGACGTTGCGAGGAGGATAATGGTGCTGAGGGAGGTGATACCCGGAGGCCGGGACGCCACCGTCAACGAGGCCACCCTACTACGCGAGGCCATGGACTACGCAGTGCACCTGCGCGCTCAGGTCGACATGCTCCGCCTGCTATCGGAAGCCGTGCAAAGATCCAGCTCCTGCTCGGCTGCTCCCGGCGGGTACGTGGCAATCTAA